DNA from Thermococcus sp.:
GGGTATGATGGTAGACTATACTCCAAGTTCTTTCCGAGGGCTTATAATCAGAAACGTCCAGCAACCCTTTTTAACTCCCCCCTCCAACCTCCTTGGGGTGATGTGGATGAAGGTTACCGTTCGCTACTTCGCGCGCTACCGCTCCCTCGTTGGCAAAAGCGAGGAGGAACTTGAGGTCCCAGACGAAATAACAGTCGGCGGGCTTATAGAGATTCTGAAGGAGAGGCATCCAGCTCTCAAGAACGAGGTCTTCGCCGAGGACGATGATCTGGCAGACGTCAATGTCTCCAGAAACGGGCGCTACGTCCGCTTCGACGAGGTTCTCCGTGATGGAGACGTCGTTGCTATATTCCCCCCCGTGAGCGGTGGTTGAGATGCTGAGTGAGAGAGAGCTTGAGCGCTACGACAGGCAGGTCATGATCTTTGGACGGGAGGGCCAGGAGAAGCTGAAGAACTCGAAGGTGGCCGTTGTCGGTGTCGGCGGCCTTGGAAGTCCTGTCGCATACTACCTGGCCGCCGCTGGAATCGGCACGCTCCTCCTTATAGATGAGCAAAAGCCGGAACTCAGCAACCTCAACAGGCAGATACTCCATTGGGGGGAAGATTTGGGTAGAAACCCCAAGCCCATCTCCGCGAAGTGGAAGCTGGAGCGCTTCAATTCGGATGTAAAAATCGAGACCTTCGTTGGAAAACTCACCGCCGAGAACATCGATGAAGTCCTTGATGGCGTTGACGTAATCGTCGACTGCCTCGATAACTTTGCCACGCGCTTTCTGCTCGATGACTACGCCCACAGGAAGAGAATTCCTCTCGTCCACGGCGCGGTTGAGGGAACGTTCGGCCAGGTTACGACGGTAGTCCCTGGCCTCACGAAGTCCCTCCACGAGATCTTCGGTGTGGTTAAGGAAAAAAGCGGGAAGTTCCCCATTATTGGGGCGACCGCTGGCGTCGTAGGCTCCATCCAGGTCATGGAGGTTCTTAAGCTCCTCACGGGCATCGGTGAGCCTCTGACCAACAGGCTCCTGATAATCGACCTCGCCTACAACACCTTTGACGTCGTTGAACTCAGGTAGACGGGGCCTTCACTTCTTCCTTCACGTTTATTGAGGTTATCCTGAACATCTCGACCCACAGGCCTTTCTGCTTGATGTTCATCTCTCCAAGGAGGTTGTCTTTTACCCTCGCCTCCGCCTCCACGTGGAAGCTCAGCTTTCCACCTATCAGCCTGTCCCCGTTGAAGTAAAGCTCCAACGTGCCATTTTGGACTTCGACGCTCGAGTTGGGTGAGGTTGCGAAGTAGTTCCTAGCCAGCGGCGTTATGAGGTAGTCAGGCACGCTGTAGGTCAGTACCGTCACCTCCCCGGTTTTTATGGAGTTCGGCTTTTTCGTCAGGTAGGTTCTGGCCAGACCCACAATGTTGAACCTCCACACCATCTCGCTTACCCGCGAGTCGTTGAGCTTTACCCATCCACTGACGATGTGCATGTACGTCGCGTTCCCGATGACTATCCGGGATATCGTTGTTGACGGTCCCACGGGCGGGGTCTTTGTCGTGGAGTTTATCCACGCGCTCTTTGATTGGAAGTCGATGTAGCCCTTCTCATCGATTAAGAGGGTCAGGTTCTCGCTCTGGGAGGTTTTGTTACTCTTTATTGTGACAGTCATGTTGATGGTCGTGTTGCTCACGTAGATGAACTGGTCTATCCCATTGACGGCCTTCAGGAGTTCCTTGAGGTTTGGGGTCTTTCCGTTCCCCGTTGCGGGTGGCCTGGTCGTAGTAGTGGTCTGAGTGTGACTCTGGCTCTCGGTTGTTACGTTCACCAGGGGACCGTTTCCGGACTGAACCGTCGTGGTACTCCCGTTTTTTCCTTGGCCAATGCACCCAGCGGCAAAGCCTATTAGGAGGATTACTATGACGAGCATCGCATACTTCTTCATCTTCCCACCGGAGTTGTTTTGTGTCATTTGCTTTAAACCTTTTCACACCGCTCCCTTTTTAACCAGCCTTTTCAACTTCTTTTGGTGGGGGAGCATGAAGGTGAAACTCACCTCGAAACCATTTGACCTCAACGAGGCACTGGGGCACCTCCTCGTTCCCGAGGCAGGAGCGTACGTTTTCTTCCTCGGTAAGGTAAGGAGTGAGAGTCACGGAAGGCATGTGAAGAAGCTCATATACGAGGCCTATCCCGATATGGCCGGGGAGGAGATGAGGCGCATAAGGGAGGAGGCACTGGAGAAGTTTCCCATCATCGACATGTTGATATGGCACCGTTACGGCGAGTTTGGGGTTGGTGAGGATACGATACTCATCATAGCCAGCGCTGGACACAGAAAGGAGGCCTTTGAGGCCTGTTCCTGGGCGATTGATGAGGTCAAGAAGCGCGTCCCTGTGTGGAAGAAGGAGGTAACCGATGGGGGAACCTTCTGGATAGAGGGAGACAGGGTAGTTCACGAATGAGCCTTTCCATTTTTTGTATACTATTTTTAATAGTTTACAAAATCGGAATAGAAAAAGTATATATATCCTCGTGCCATTTTTCCATTGGTGATGTCGGGTGGAGAAGGTCGTTTATGAATCACTCACTCCCGTTGATTCTGGTACGGTTCCCAACATCGTGGCCGTTTCAAAGCCCCCCTGGAGTAACAAGTCCCACTGTGGCAAGCTTGAGAGGCTTATCCTCCAGCTCGGTGCGGGGAAGGGCAGGTTCTCCGAGACGACTGGAATCCCCAGGTCGATAGGTTGTATAGGCAACAATCACTTCGTTCTTAGAAGGGAGCCGATGAGCGTCGAGCGCGTTAAAGAGCTGATTCGCGAGTTCAAAAAGGCTGATGGGGGGGAGCTTTGGCTCACGAACTACGACAGCCTTGACTACCTCATCTCGATAGCAACTTACGCGGTTGAGATCGAGGTTCCGGAGGTTTACGCGGTTGTTCTCCTCGATGATATCGAGATGATTGAACCCATTGAGGGTGTCAGGTTCATTGCAGAGCTTGAGTACTCGGAGGAAAACGTGCGTAGGCTTGAGGCCCACACTTGGCTCCACGGCGCGCTGATAACAGTCAGGGGTTCAAACATCGAGGAGCTTAAGGGCCTCAAGATCAGCTTTCCGGGGGAGGTATACGTGGACGTCCTCTATCCCGGCTCCGCTAGAAAGCTCGACTTCAATGTCATAGAGATCCGCAGGATATTTAACCCGACAACGGAGAAGTACCACGACTGCCTCGCTGGAACCATCGCGATAACGGCCGACGGCTACGTCCTCCCATGTCCTCTAATGCGCACCTTCATTGTCGCCGACGCGAAATTAACGGGCATAAAGGGCATTCTCAAAAAGAGGCGCCTCAAGGACTTCTGGAAGCTCACCAAGGACAGGATAGAGGCCTGCAATACCTGCCCCTTCCGCTACATCTGCCATGACTGTCGCGTCCTTGAGTTCCAGGCGACCGGTGAGTTCGACGGCATGGAGTACTGTCCCATATTTCCCTAAAATTCAAGGATGGAGCGCCAGCCTTTTCCGTCTTTCCTTGCCATCCTTTCATATCTCGTTCTCATGTTCCTGTCGTTTATCTCCTTGAACGCTGGATCGAAGTACTCAATGATGAGCTTCTCCACGTAGTTGCTGAACTCTAGAATCTTACTCCCCAAGTCTTCTTTCGAGGAGAAGTACCACTCCAGAAAATAACCGTATCCTGGGAGCACCGCCACGCTTATCTCGTGCTCTTCAAACCGCTCTAGAACCTCCTCGTTCAGGTGTTGGGTTAATCCTATAACCGCCCTATCGTGGACGTTCACGTCGAAGTAGGCGCTGAAGCCGCTGATTATTCCTTCATCTATCAGCCTGTTTATCATGTACCTCACCGTCGGTCTGCTCTTTCCGAGTTTTCTGGCTATCTCCGTTATGGGAGTTCTCGCGTTCGCCTTAAGGATTCCGATGAGAACCGCGTAGTCGTAGTCGAGGTTCCATCTTCCGAAGTTGTCGTTGCCATTATAGGGATATGCCCTTGCCTCGTAGTACTCGTAGTCATTGGAGTATTTCTCGAGCATCTTTCCGGCAAGCTCTCTCTGGTCGTCGGGAACGAGGAATATCACGGACAAGCCGTTTTTAAAGCCGAACGCTGGGTTGGCGTAGCTTATGAACGGGTTCTGTACCATTCTGGCGGCCACTTCCATAAGCCTGTCAGAGGGGACACTCAGAAAACCGACGAAGCTCCGTAACCCCATCCGCCTCAGGCTTAGAACCGCGCTCACGTGGAGGTACTTGCCGTAATACCTGTCGTAGAGCCTCTTCAACCTGTAATAATTTATCCCCTCTTTCTCCGCTATCTTTCTCAGGCTGTCGAGGGGGTATCTCTCGAGTACTTTGACTAGAAATTCCAGCTCCTCCTCAACCGGACCCTGCATTTTGCTCACCGCCGCGGCGGGAAAAGGTTATATCTTCTCACATATTAAACCTTCCGGTGGTGCCCATGGTGAAGATAGAGGTCGTTGATATAGAGAAGCCCGAGGGGGTTGAGGTTATAGTTGGGCAGGGCAACTTCTCGATATTCACCGTCGATGACCTTGCAAAGACGCTTCTCACGACGGTTCCCGGCATAAAGTTCGGAATCGGGATGAACGAGGCAAAGCCGCAGCTCACCCGTTTCGCCGGAAACGATGAGGAACTCGAACAACTCGCCGCAAAGAACGCCCTCAAGATAGGGGCGGGTCACGTCTTCGTCATCTTAATGAAGAATGCCTTCCCTATAAACGTTCTGAACGCCGTCAAAAACCACCCCGCGGTGGCTATGATCTACGGGGCCAGCGAGAACCCCTTCCAGGTGATAGTCGCCGAGACCGACCTTGGAAGGGGTGTCCTTGGTGTGGTGGACGGAAAGGCCGCCAACATGGTTGAAGACGATGAACTCAAGAAGGAGAGGCGTGGGCTCGTCGAGAGGATAGGCTACAGGTTCGACTGAGCGACAACCTTTTTACCCCCTCCTCTCTTCTCCCTCCGGTGGTTCCATGAGATTGGCATTCATCACATCAAACCCCGGCAAGGTGGAAGAGGCTAAGAAGTACTTTGAATCCCTTGGAGTTGAGGTTTACCAGCTCCGCTTTTCCTATCCAGAGATACAGGCGGACACGCTTGAGGAGGTTGCCGAATACGGTGCGGAATGGCTCTCCGGGAGGGTAAATGGTCCCTTCTTCCTCGACGACTCCGGACTCTTCATCAACGCCCTCAAAGGTTTTCCGGGCGTTTACTCTGCCTACGCTTACAAAACCCTGGGTATGGATGGCATCTTGAGGCTCTTGGAGAAAGAGAGGGACAGGAGTGCCTACTTCAAGAGCGTCATCGCCTACTGGGACGGGACACTTCACCTCTTCACTGGCAGGGTTGATGGGGAGATCATAACTGAAAAGCGCGGAAGTAACGGTTTTGGGTTCGACCCGGTTTTCAGGCCGTCGGGATTTGATAAAACTTTCGCCGAAATGACAACGGAGGAGAAAAACAAGATATCGCATCGAGGAAGGGCTTTAGAAGCCTTCGCAGAGTGGCTAAAGGAAAACCTTAAATAAGCCCGTGGTTCAAACTATCCAGCAGTCTTTGTACAGATGATGAAGGGGGTCGCCATGTCAGGTTCGCTTGATAACATCGATGCCCGATTGTTGAGGGAGCTTAAGGAGAACGCGAGGGAGAACATAGCCAGCCTGAGCAAGAAGCTCGGCATACCTAGGACGACCGTCCACTACCGCATCAAGAAGCTTGTTGAGGAAGGTGTGATAGAGAAGTTCACGGTCAAGCCCAACTACAAGAAGCTCAACCTTGGCACTACGGCCTTTATATTAGCACGCTACGACCCGGATTCGGGCCTCAACCAGAGGGAGGTGGCCGAGAGGATAGCGGCTCTCGACGGCGTCTATGAAGTGCACATAATAGCAGGTGAGTGGGATCTGCTCATAAAGGTCCGCGCCCCCAGCTCTGAGGAGGTGGGCGAGATAGTCGTTGACAGGCTCAGGGAGATAAGGGGAATCGGGCAGACGGTCACAATGGTGTCCTTTGTCACGGTTAAGGAGGAGTTATAACGGGCGATGATCGACGTTCTCCTTTCTGATTTGTGATGAAGCGAGGTTTGGTGAGCCCTACATAACGCAGCACTCGTAGATTACCTCCACGTCCCTCACCGTTTTTGCCCATTCTACGATTTTCCTCGGCGGGTTTGTGAGCCTGTCGACGCCCGCTAAAACCGCCCCCCTGTCGAAGTCGAGCCTCCACCTCCCGAGCGGTCGCATGCAGCCGATGCTTACCTCTCCGTCAAAGTGATTGCGGGCATACTTTACCACGTCAAGGCTCTCTTCCACGCCCGGTTTTGGGACGTTTTCCATCTCGGTTCCCTTCGTTGGGATGAACACATCGAGTACGAGGACATCTATGGGGTATTCCGCCAGCATGTCTATCGCTTTGTACTCCCAGTGAATCCTCCCGAAGTCGAGGCCTATCGTAATGTGGGGGGCGATTCTAATCCCCTTCTCGGTGAGGAGATCGAGGATTTTGAGGTAGTCCTTCACGGTCTTGTCTATCTTGTAAACGCGCTTTATCACGCCGTCGTCACCCACGAAGTCGAGGGAGACAACGTCGACGTACTTCACCCACCCCAGGTCGCTTTCGTCTATGAAGCCGACGTGGGCGTTGAGCTTGAGGTTCGTTCTCCTCTTTATCTCCTTTATTTCCTCGGCGTAGAGGTCGAGGGGAACCTTCAGCCTGCCGTCCATTCCACCACTGAGGAGACAGCCGATGTAGCCGTTTTTAGCGAGGTCGAGGCAGTAACTCAAGAGTTCTCCCCGTTCGGGCTTCCTCATCCCCTCAAGGTAGTGTCTCCCACAGTGGGCGCAGTTTAAGGCGCAGGCGTTGCCTGTGACTGAGATGGAGGGGAACTTAATGCCTGGAATGTAGATTTTGAGCTTTTTTCGTCCTGTCATTTTGGGCCGCCACCTTTAACAACCTTTGCAGAAGCAAAAGTTGATCAAAAGTTTTTGGATGAAACTTTTCCCCAGGAAAGTTTCCTTGGGGGGAGGGGGTTAGCAAGGACGTGGGGGGTGAAACCCCCCGGTCCTGCGAGGGGAATTTAATGCCCGGAATGTAGATTTTGAGCTTTCTCTTCATTCCTGTTCACCTCAGGGGGTTGTAGGGGGATATTGAGCTTTTCTGTTTTCACCCCGGACATCACCTGTTTTAACAGTCCAGAATAGGAAAAATATAACGGTTTTGGGACAAAATGGGAAAAGGAAATCACTTCTTGGCTTCCTTGTGCTCCCTGAATAGTGGCCACCAGGCCTTCTTCCCAAAGAGGCTCATGAAGGCAGGTCCTATGAAATAAACAGCCATGGTTGCCGTCAGGAGTATGCCCGCCGCGAGGGCAAAGCCTATCTCCCTCGTTCCCCAGGTACTGCTGAGCATCAATGCCCCGTAGGTACTCGCCAGAACCACCGAGAGCCCTATGACGAGCTTGTCCATTGTTCCAGCGGCGACGATGAGTGACTCGTCCGGCTTCCTGCGCTCGAACTCGTCCCTTGCCTTCACGAGATAGAAGCTGTTGTAGTCTATGCCGACGCCCATGAGCACGACGAATACCATCAGCGGGAGGAACCACATGACCTGCTGTCCAAAGACCCTTTCGAAGAGCCACGTCGAGATCCAGATGCTCGTCATGACTCCGAGGAATATAGTGGTCATCGTCGAAGCCACTGCTGGTAGCCCCTTGAGTGTAGGTATGAGGGACAGGAACATCAGGACTAGGGCCACTGGGATTATCCTGTGCCAGAAGATGTCATTTATCCTGTTGGTTAAGTCCATTGAGAGTGCGGCACCACCTCCAACGAGGCCGGCTTTTATCTGTGGGTTCTTCTCTGCCAGCTCCCTTACGTAGCTTCTGAGGGCCTTAACGAACTCCCTTGCAGCGTTTCCAGTGGAACCGTAGTCGGTCTCAACTTGGATGAGCACCTTGTCGCCCTTCGAGGATATGAACCTGTCGCCTCCGAGGGCTTTTATTGAGGAGAGAGTCAGGTTGCCGACCGGTTCTCCGTAGGGCCTCGTCGGTGAATAAACTGCCTTAACCCCCTTCATTGAAGCTATGTGTGCCGTTATCTCATCCACGAGTTTGAGGTCGTTGTCAGTTACCTTACAGTTGAACTCGATTATCACGTAGTTTGGAGAGGTAAGCGAAGCCCCAAGTTTCTCCTCGCTTAGCGTTATGAACTTGAGGGTGTTGCTGTTCTCAGGGAGGAAGAGGCTCATGTCGTGGGTCCCCTTGAATGTCACGAAAGTGTATGTTGCCGGTGCCGCTATGAGGAGCGCTATCAGGAGGACAACCCTGGCGTGTTTGATCATCCACTCCGCGATCCTGCTCCGCTCGTCGACGTCCATCGTCCTCAGGTGCCTCACGCTCCGTGGCCACCAGAACCAGTTCTTATCCCCTATCAGGGCTGTTATCGCCGGGATGAAGGTGAGGCTCGCGAGGAGCACCACCACGGCTAAGGGGGCTATTATTCCCATCTGCTGGAATATCGGGAACTCCCAGGCGAGGGTGAAGCTGGCGAAGGCTATGATGTCAGTTGAGGCACTCGCAAGGACTGCATCCTTGGCCCTTCTCAGTGCTTCTGCAACGGCTTTTTCGTGCTCGTAGCCCTCTGCAATGTACTCCCTGAAGCGGTGGACGTAGTATGTCGAATAGTCTATCCCTAGGCCGAGGGCGGTCGTTATGGTGAGCATCTGCGCCCAGCTTCCGACGTTTAGGATTCCGCCCTTTGCTAGAAGGTAGGCTATTCCGAGGGCCGTCAGAGCGGAGGTTGCAACGCCTGTGAAGGGAAGGAACGTCGCGAGGAGGGCCATCCCCATGAGGATGAAGAGTACGATGAGAGCGGCAATCATGCTTGCCTTCGTCGTCGTGCTGTTGTCCCTCTGGCCGTACTCGGTCATCTCGTGTGATTGGATGACGGTTCCCCCGAGGGCGCCATCAACGTCAGGGAAGTACCTCCTGAACTCCCCAAGGGCTATCTCCTCCACGCGCGTCGCATTTCCTGCCCTGTATCTGTAAATGTCGTCGCCAGGTCCGGGCCTTCCGCGCGGAACGAAGGTTATGAGCATCGTGGTGTTGTTGTTGCTCTTCAACATTTTAAGGTATGTCTCGGACCTCGCGTACACCGTTGGGAACAGCTCCTCCGCCAGTGGTTTAACGTCTCCCCGGGTTATCCCCTCGGGATTATCCTTGAAGCGGAAGGCAATATCAGCGAGCTTTGAGGTGTTGAAGGTCATCTCCATGCCGTAGGGATTGGCTCTGCTGGATGTGAGGAAGGCCTTTACCGACTCCTTGACGAGCTTCTCTATCTCCTCATCACTCATTGGGTAGTTCTTTACCACTGCCTTTGTCAGGTTCATAATGAGGGCCTTGAACTCCTCCAAAACGGCCGCGCTAGTTCCTTCCATCTTTTCCTCGGCCCCTCTGAGGAAGAGGCTCTCTGCCAGCCCCCTGGGGTTGACCCCCCCGTAGAGTTTCCTCACAATTTCCGACACGTTAAAGCTGGTATTGCCCCCCATCCCTGCGGCCATGGCTGAGGCAACCTTAACCGTTGCGTCCTCAACATTTGTGCCGTTTATTACCCCCTCCGGGTCTTTGGTGGCGGTTTTGACGATGAGATCGGCTATTTCTCCGGCGTTCGGAACTCCAGCCGTTAATAGCTCCTCAGCTGTTCTGGCCTTGAGTATCTCGATGGCAATCCCGTTGAGAACCTCCGCGTTCCCACTACTCTCGTATATTTCAGTGAGTATCTTTTCGTCAACGCTTAGGTCCATCTGGGCGGTTATCCCCTTTAGGATTGAGATCGTGGCGTTTTCAAGAACCACCGGGTTCTTTGAGAGAACCCCTGTGACGTTTCTGTCGTATTTAAAGACGGTGTCAACGATGAGGGGGACAAATTTGAAGGCATTCCCGGGGAGGCTTCTACCCATGCTCGAGAGGAGGATGTTTTTCTCAAGCTCGACTGTCGGGCCATTCTTCAAAAGCTCCTTCAGGACTTCCCTCGCGTTTGGGAACTTTGAGATGGGGTTGTTTGTGGAGTTGTCCATGAGCGAGAGCGCAACCTCAACCGTGGCGTTCTCAACGGCCTCTGTGCTTGGATTAGGCCCGAGCGAGATTGCAGTTTCAACTATTCCCGAAAAGCTCCTCGCGTTGAGTCTGCCAAAGCCCTCAACCTCGACCGTCTGGTTGCTCTGGGCTATTACCCCAGGGAGTTTCTGGAGTGCCGAGGTCGCTATCCCTGAAACTGCATCCTCAAGCTGTTCGGCGGCCATGTTCTGGAGGGCATACTCGCTTCCTACCTTCTTGTCGAAGGCGTTGATCCCGAGGTAGAAGGCCCTTCCATAGGCCTCAACGAGGGGAAGCTGCTCTGCGGGTGAGCCTGCCTTTACAATGCCTTCCGTAACGTTGGCTAGGAACGGGTCGGTGATGGCTTGGCTTCCCGCTTTGGAGTAAACCGGCTGAATCGAGTTGAAGACGGCGTATACAAACTCGGGGGTTGTTTTCGTTATGTTGGCTATCTTCTCGGCTTCCGCTGCTGTTAAACCCTTGTCGTAGGCCCCGCTCATCATTAAAGCTCTGTGAACCGCTATTGCCCCCATGTACGCCTTTCCGTAGGTTGAGTTGAGAGCGTAGAGGCCGGAGTTGAGGCTCACCAAAGTGGAGTTCAGCGATTTGAGCATTTTCGCGGTTGAAGTGAGGTTCTCGTGAAGGGCAACGTAAGCCGCATCCGTTTGGTTCAATGCACTCCTCAGGAGGACGGTCTGTTTGTAGAGAGCCGTGAAGTTCTGCCTTAGAGCCAGATAGCCCTCTGCCGCGCCGGCGAGGCCGTTCTTCACCATCTCGGTCGTGTTGTCGAGCGTATACGTCATGTTGAGGAGCCTTCCAAACCCTTCATCCGTCTGCACCGCCGTTGAGTAGA
Protein-coding regions in this window:
- a CDS encoding Lrp/AsnC family transcriptional regulator, translated to MSGSLDNIDARLLRELKENARENIASLSKKLGIPRTTVHYRIKKLVEEGVIEKFTVKPNYKKLNLGTTAFILARYDPDSGLNQREVAERIAALDGVYEVHIIAGEWDLLIKVRAPSSEEVGEIVVDRLREIRGIGQTVTMVSFVTVKEEL
- a CDS encoding SPASM domain-containing protein; the protein is MEKVVYESLTPVDSGTVPNIVAVSKPPWSNKSHCGKLERLILQLGAGKGRFSETTGIPRSIGCIGNNHFVLRREPMSVERVKELIREFKKADGGELWLTNYDSLDYLISIATYAVEIEVPEVYAVVLLDDIEMIEPIEGVRFIAELEYSEENVRRLEAHTWLHGALITVRGSNIEELKGLKISFPGEVYVDVLYPGSARKLDFNVIEIRRIFNPTTEKYHDCLAGTIAITADGYVLPCPLMRTFIVADAKLTGIKGILKKRRLKDFWKLTKDRIEACNTCPFRYICHDCRVLEFQATGEFDGMEYCPIFP
- a CDS encoding MMPL family transporter encodes the protein MTANLTGILYSTAVQTDEGFGRLLNMTYTLDNTTEMVKNGLAGAAEGYLALRQNFTALYKQTVLLRSALNQTDAAYVALHENLTSTAKMLKSLNSTLVSLNSGLYALNSTYGKAYMGAIAVHRALMMSGAYDKGLTAAEAEKIANITKTTPEFVYAVFNSIQPVYSKAGSQAITDPFLANVTEGIVKAGSPAEQLPLVEAYGRAFYLGINAFDKKVGSEYALQNMAAEQLEDAVSGIATSALQKLPGVIAQSNQTVEVEGFGRLNARSFSGIVETAISLGPNPSTEAVENATVEVALSLMDNSTNNPISKFPNAREVLKELLKNGPTVELEKNILLSSMGRSLPGNAFKFVPLIVDTVFKYDRNVTGVLSKNPVVLENATISILKGITAQMDLSVDEKILTEIYESSGNAEVLNGIAIEILKARTAEELLTAGVPNAGEIADLIVKTATKDPEGVINGTNVEDATVKVASAMAAGMGGNTSFNVSEIVRKLYGGVNPRGLAESLFLRGAEEKMEGTSAAVLEEFKALIMNLTKAVVKNYPMSDEEIEKLVKESVKAFLTSSRANPYGMEMTFNTSKLADIAFRFKDNPEGITRGDVKPLAEELFPTVYARSETYLKMLKSNNNTTMLITFVPRGRPGPGDDIYRYRAGNATRVEEIALGEFRRYFPDVDGALGGTVIQSHEMTEYGQRDNSTTTKASMIAALIVLFILMGMALLATFLPFTGVATSALTALGIAYLLAKGGILNVGSWAQMLTITTALGLGIDYSTYYVHRFREYIAEGYEHEKAVAEALRRAKDAVLASASTDIIAFASFTLAWEFPIFQQMGIIAPLAVVVLLASLTFIPAITALIGDKNWFWWPRSVRHLRTMDVDERSRIAEWMIKHARVVLLIALLIAAPATYTFVTFKGTHDMSLFLPENSNTLKFITLSEEKLGASLTSPNYVIIEFNCKVTDNDLKLVDEITAHIASMKGVKAVYSPTRPYGEPVGNLTLSSIKALGGDRFISSKGDKVLIQVETDYGSTGNAAREFVKALRSYVRELAEKNPQIKAGLVGGGAALSMDLTNRINDIFWHRIIPVALVLMFLSLIPTLKGLPAVASTMTTIFLGVMTSIWISTWLFERVFGQQVMWFLPLMVFVVLMGVGIDYNSFYLVKARDEFERRKPDESLIVAAGTMDKLVIGLSVVLASTYGALMLSSTWGTREIGFALAAGILLTATMAVYFIGPAFMSLFGKKAWWPLFREHKEAKK
- a CDS encoding ubiquitin-like small modifier protein 1, whose amino-acid sequence is MKVTVRYFARYRSLVGKSEEELEVPDEITVGGLIEILKERHPALKNEVFAEDDDLADVNVSRNGRYVRFDEVLRDGDVVAIFPPVSGG
- a CDS encoding Lrp/AsnC family transcriptional regulator, whose product is MQGPVEEELEFLVKVLERYPLDSLRKIAEKEGINYYRLKRLYDRYYGKYLHVSAVLSLRRMGLRSFVGFLSVPSDRLMEVAARMVQNPFISYANPAFGFKNGLSVIFLVPDDQRELAGKMLEKYSNDYEYYEARAYPYNGNDNFGRWNLDYDYAVLIGILKANARTPITEIARKLGKSRPTVRYMINRLIDEGIISGFSAYFDVNVHDRAVIGLTQHLNEEVLERFEEHEISVAVLPGYGYFLEWYFSSKEDLGSKILEFSNYVEKLIIEYFDPAFKEINDRNMRTRYERMARKDGKGWRSILEF
- a CDS encoding XTP/dITP diphosphatase, yielding MRLAFITSNPGKVEEAKKYFESLGVEVYQLRFSYPEIQADTLEEVAEYGAEWLSGRVNGPFFLDDSGLFINALKGFPGVYSAYAYKTLGMDGILRLLEKERDRSAYFKSVIAYWDGTLHLFTGRVDGEIITEKRGSNGFGFDPVFRPSGFDKTFAEMTTEEKNKISHRGRALEAFAEWLKENLK
- a CDS encoding adenosine-specific kinase produces the protein MVKIEVVDIEKPEGVEVIVGQGNFSIFTVDDLAKTLLTTVPGIKFGIGMNEAKPQLTRFAGNDEELEQLAAKNALKIGAGHVFVILMKNAFPINVLNAVKNHPAVAMIYGASENPFQVIVAETDLGRGVLGVVDGKAANMVEDDELKKERRGLVERIGYRFD
- a CDS encoding radical SAM protein; this translates as MTGRKKLKIYIPGIKFPSISVTGNACALNCAHCGRHYLEGMRKPERGELLSYCLDLAKNGYIGCLLSGGMDGRLKVPLDLYAEEIKEIKRRTNLKLNAHVGFIDESDLGWVKYVDVVSLDFVGDDGVIKRVYKIDKTVKDYLKILDLLTEKGIRIAPHITIGLDFGRIHWEYKAIDMLAEYPIDVLVLDVFIPTKGTEMENVPKPGVEESLDVVKYARNHFDGEVSIGCMRPLGRWRLDFDRGAVLAGVDRLTNPPRKIVEWAKTVRDVEVIYECCVM
- a CDS encoding molybdenum cofactor biosynthesis protein MoaE, with amino-acid sequence MKVKLTSKPFDLNEALGHLLVPEAGAYVFFLGKVRSESHGRHVKKLIYEAYPDMAGEEMRRIREEALEKFPIIDMLIWHRYGEFGVGEDTILIIASAGHRKEAFEACSWAIDEVKKRVPVWKKEVTDGGTFWIEGDRVVHE
- a CDS encoding ThiF family adenylyltransferase codes for the protein MLSERELERYDRQVMIFGREGQEKLKNSKVAVVGVGGLGSPVAYYLAAAGIGTLLLIDEQKPELSNLNRQILHWGEDLGRNPKPISAKWKLERFNSDVKIETFVGKLTAENIDEVLDGVDVIVDCLDNFATRFLLDDYAHRKRIPLVHGAVEGTFGQVTTVVPGLTKSLHEIFGVVKEKSGKFPIIGATAGVVGSIQVMEVLKLLTGIGEPLTNRLLIIDLAYNTFDVVELR